The following proteins come from a genomic window of Aequorivita marisscotiae:
- a CDS encoding ExbD/TolR family protein translates to MARRATPEVNAGSMADIAFLLLIFFLVTTTIEKDSGIARQLPPIEEIVDPPKIKEKNLFIVNVNRNDQLLVEEKLMELKDLRQAAIAFLDNGGAPSGSPEYCNYCKGQKNPESSDNPDKAVISVQNDRLTSYKMYIAVQNELVAAYNFLRDRESQRLYGWKFTEKTKELDEGKIKGDAAQEALQEKLETVQKLFPMKLSEAEPKKSGQ, encoded by the coding sequence ATGGCAAGAAGAGCAACACCTGAAGTAAATGCAGGATCGATGGCAGACATCGCTTTCCTACTGCTTATCTTTTTCTTAGTAACTACTACTATTGAGAAGGACAGCGGTATAGCGAGGCAGTTACCGCCCATTGAAGAAATTGTTGACCCGCCTAAAATTAAAGAGAAGAACTTATTTATTGTTAATGTAAATAGAAACGACCAACTATTAGTTGAAGAGAAACTAATGGAGCTCAAAGATTTACGCCAAGCAGCAATAGCTTTTCTCGATAATGGTGGAGCCCCTTCTGGTAGCCCAGAATATTGCAACTATTGCAAAGGACAAAAAAATCCGGAGTCTTCGGATAATCCAGATAAAGCCGTAATTTCTGTTCAGAATGACAGACTTACCTCTTATAAAATGTACATTGCCGTTCAAAATGAATTGGTGGCAGCCTACAATTTTTTAAGAGATAGAGAATCTCAAAGACTCTACGGATGGAAATTTACCGAAAAGACCAAAGAACTTGATGAAGGAAAGATAAAAGGCGATGCGGCTCAAGAAGCACTCCAAGAAAAATTGGAAACTGTGCAAAAGCTATTTCCTATGAAATTATCGGAGGCAGAACCTAAAAAATCTGGTCAATAA
- a CDS encoding ExbD/TolR family protein, which produces MSKFRKKKSNELPPVSTASLPDIVFMLLFFFMVVTVLRDDNLLVQNKLPKADQVEKLKKDRSVYIYAGKPSSRYQDKFGTEAKIQIGDKYTDITNIKFALTEMRQKLLPELQDKVMVALKVDEQTNTGMVTDIKQELRELNMLKLIYITTPGNELSN; this is translated from the coding sequence ATGTCAAAGTTTAGAAAGAAAAAAAGTAACGAATTACCGCCAGTAAGTACAGCTTCCCTGCCCGATATCGTCTTTATGTTATTATTCTTTTTTATGGTAGTAACAGTATTGCGAGATGATAATCTACTTGTTCAGAACAAGTTGCCAAAAGCAGATCAAGTTGAAAAATTGAAAAAGGACCGTTCCGTTTATATTTATGCTGGAAAACCAAGTTCACGCTACCAAGACAAGTTTGGTACGGAAGCTAAAATTCAGATAGGTGATAAATACACCGATATTACCAATATTAAATTTGCTCTAACCGAAATGCGCCAAAAGTTACTTCCTGAACTTCAGGATAAGGTAATGGTAGCTTTAAAAGTAGATGAGCAAACCAATACAGGTATGGTTACAGATATAAAGCAGGAATTACGTGAATTAAATATGCTAAAACTAATATATATTACCACTCCCGGTAATGAATTAAGCAACTAA
- a CDS encoding outer membrane beta-barrel protein, with translation MAQDTIVLANVDSLYREDQFYIGVTYNLPMSLPSGGNIRGLSGGIQFGFLRDMPINKRRNLAIAIGGGLALDQFGQNLFIGETSSEETIFRVLNEQVDYTRNRFNTAVIEAPIEIRWRTSTPASYNFWRVYVGFRVGYAYWYKATFKQPGNTVTQTKIPEFDPVRLAATISLGYNTFNFFASYSINPFFKDAETVNGEIVDFRTLKVGLMFYIL, from the coding sequence ATGGCCCAGGACACCATTGTTCTGGCTAATGTAGATTCGTTGTACCGCGAAGATCAATTTTACATTGGGGTAACTTATAACTTACCTATGAGCTTGCCGAGTGGAGGAAATATCCGAGGGCTTTCAGGTGGGATTCAATTTGGGTTTTTAAGAGATATGCCAATTAATAAACGTCGAAATTTGGCTATTGCCATAGGTGGCGGTTTGGCTTTAGACCAATTTGGACAAAATCTTTTTATTGGGGAAACGAGTAGCGAAGAAACTATCTTTAGAGTTTTAAACGAGCAAGTAGATTATACCCGAAACCGTTTTAATACAGCGGTCATTGAAGCTCCCATAGAAATTAGATGGCGAACATCTACTCCAGCTAGCTATAACTTTTGGAGGGTTTATGTAGGTTTCAGAGTAGGATATGCCTATTGGTATAAAGCCACTTTTAAACAACCGGGAAATACGGTAACCCAAACTAAAATTCCAGAGTTTGATCCAGTAAGGTTGGCGGCTACTATTAGTTTAGGTTACAATACATTTAACTTTTTCGCGTCGTATAGTATTAATCCTTTTTTTAAAGATGCAGAAACTGTAAATGGGGAAATTGTAGATTTTAGAACATTAAAAGTAGGGTTAATGTTTTACATCCTATAA
- the rpoN gene encoding RNA polymerase factor sigma-54: MLKQQLSFKLSQKLSPQQIQLMKMIQLPTQAFEQRIFQELEENPALESGKEDSDTLEDEFTNDEFNDDYDEGNEVIETDINVDDYLSDDEVPSYKLSANNYSADDEERQMPYAAGTSFTQYLMQQLNTYRLNDEEKDIAYFLVGSVDESGYIRRELQDIVDDLAFTQNVYTTEEKVEKVLNIVQELDPAGVAARNLQECLLLQLERKETKLSVALAIDIIDDSFDLFTKKHYKKLIQKLDITEDQLREAIHEIEGLNPKPGGNYSGNNRIVEHVVPDFAIRIVDGELELTLNGRNAPELHVSHDYTNMLKGYKESKEKSKAQKDAVMFIKQKLDAAKWFIDAIKQRQQTLFITMNAIMHHQKEYFLSGDERKLKPMILKDIADKINMDVSTVSRVANSKYVDTPYGTKLIKEYFSESMKNDQGEDVSTREIKKILEITISEENKRKPYTDDKLAKILLEKGYPIARRTIAKYREQLDLPVARLRKEI; encoded by the coding sequence ATGTTAAAACAACAATTAAGCTTTAAACTATCCCAGAAATTATCGCCTCAACAAATACAGTTGATGAAGATGATTCAACTGCCTACGCAAGCTTTCGAGCAACGAATATTTCAGGAATTAGAGGAAAATCCAGCCCTAGAGAGCGGTAAAGAAGATAGCGACACCTTAGAAGACGAATTTACAAACGACGAATTTAACGACGATTACGATGAAGGAAACGAAGTAATTGAAACCGATATAAACGTTGACGATTATTTAAGCGATGACGAAGTACCTAGCTATAAACTATCGGCCAACAATTACAGTGCAGACGATGAGGAGCGGCAAATGCCCTATGCAGCAGGCACATCGTTTACGCAATATTTAATGCAGCAACTTAACACCTATCGTTTAAACGATGAAGAAAAGGATATTGCATATTTTTTGGTAGGCAGCGTTGATGAAAGTGGTTACATACGGCGCGAACTTCAGGATATTGTAGACGATTTGGCTTTTACACAGAATGTTTACACCACAGAAGAAAAAGTTGAAAAAGTACTTAATATAGTACAAGAGTTGGATCCAGCTGGAGTGGCGGCACGTAATCTTCAAGAGTGCTTATTGCTTCAATTGGAGCGTAAAGAAACAAAGTTATCTGTAGCATTGGCTATTGATATTATAGACGATTCCTTTGACCTTTTTACGAAGAAACACTACAAAAAATTAATTCAAAAATTAGATATAACCGAAGACCAACTTCGGGAAGCAATTCACGAAATTGAAGGTTTAAACCCAAAACCCGGTGGAAATTATTCCGGAAATAATAGAATCGTAGAACACGTAGTTCCCGATTTTGCCATACGCATTGTAGATGGGGAGTTAGAACTCACCTTAAATGGAAGAAATGCCCCTGAGCTTCACGTAAGCCACGATTACACCAATATGCTTAAGGGCTATAAAGAGTCTAAAGAAAAATCTAAGGCACAGAAAGACGCCGTAATGTTCATTAAACAAAAACTAGATGCTGCCAAGTGGTTTATCGATGCCATTAAGCAAAGGCAGCAAACACTTTTTATAACCATGAACGCTATTATGCACCATCAAAAAGAATATTTTTTAAGCGGTGATGAACGTAAGCTTAAGCCTATGATTTTAAAAGATATTGCAGACAAGATTAATATGGATGTATCTACTGTATCGCGTGTTGCAAATAGCAAATACGTAGATACTCCTTACGGTACAAAATTGATTAAGGAATATTTTAGCGAGTCGATGAAAAACGATCAAGGGGAGGATGTTTCTACAAGGGAAATTAAGAAAATCCTTGAAATAACTATTTCGGAAGAAAACAAAAGAAAGCCATATACCGATGATAAACTCGCAAAAATTTTATTGGAAAAAGGATATCCCATTGCAAGACGAACCATAGCCAAATACCGCGAACAATTGGATTTACCAGTGGCGCGATTAAGAAAGGAAATTTAA
- the asnS gene encoding asparagine--tRNA ligase yields MQNKTIAELLKSEPSHHEVTVRGWVRSFRSNRFIALNDGSTIHTLQCVVNFENTEEEILKKVTIGAAIEVHGLLVESQGQGQNVEIQVSKLTVLGEANPEDVKRTILSPKRHSLETLREQAHLRIRTNTFGAVMRTRSKLAFAVHEYFQKNGFNYMHSPIITGSDAEGAGEMFRVTNLDAKNPPLDENGNVDFKNDFFEKETNLTVSGQLEAETYAMALGKVYTFGPTFRAENSNTSRHLAEFWMIEPEVAFNDLAANMDLAEDFIKYVVKYALDNCADDLEFLENRLLEEEKSKPQDERSDMKLREKLRFILDNNFKRVSYTEAIDILKRSKPNQKKKFKYLIEEWGADLQSEHERFLVEKHFKSPVILFDYPATIKAFYMRLNDDGKTVRAMDVLFPGIGEIVGGSQREERYDVLKQKMEAMDISTEELNWYLDLRKFGTAVHSGFGLGFERLVQFTTGMGNIRDVIPYPRTPGNAEF; encoded by the coding sequence ATGCAAAACAAAACAATAGCAGAATTATTGAAAAGTGAACCGAGCCATCACGAAGTTACGGTTCGCGGTTGGGTACGTTCTTTCCGAAGTAACCGTTTTATTGCTTTAAATGATGGATCTACCATACATACGCTTCAATGCGTTGTTAATTTTGAAAATACTGAAGAAGAAATTCTTAAAAAAGTAACGATTGGCGCCGCTATTGAAGTCCATGGCTTGCTAGTAGAAAGCCAAGGGCAAGGACAAAATGTAGAAATTCAAGTTTCAAAATTAACCGTTTTAGGCGAAGCCAATCCCGAAGATGTAAAGCGTACAATTCTTTCGCCAAAACGACATTCGCTCGAAACCTTACGCGAGCAAGCACACCTAAGAATTAGAACAAATACCTTTGGCGCCGTAATGCGCACGCGTTCCAAATTGGCGTTTGCCGTTCATGAATATTTTCAGAAAAACGGGTTTAACTATATGCACTCGCCCATAATTACCGGTAGCGATGCCGAAGGCGCTGGCGAAATGTTTCGCGTTACAAATTTAGATGCCAAAAATCCACCTTTGGATGAAAACGGAAATGTAGATTTCAAAAATGATTTTTTCGAAAAAGAAACCAATCTTACCGTTAGTGGCCAATTAGAAGCCGAAACATATGCAATGGCACTGGGAAAAGTATATACCTTTGGCCCGACATTTAGAGCAGAAAATTCCAATACCAGTCGCCATCTGGCCGAATTTTGGATGATAGAGCCCGAAGTTGCCTTTAACGATTTGGCCGCCAATATGGATTTGGCAGAAGATTTCATAAAATACGTTGTAAAATACGCTTTAGACAATTGTGCCGACGATCTGGAATTTCTAGAAAATCGTTTATTGGAGGAAGAAAAGAGTAAGCCTCAAGATGAACGAAGTGACATGAAGCTTCGCGAAAAACTTCGTTTTATTTTAGACAATAATTTTAAAAGAGTAAGTTATACCGAAGCCATTGATATTTTAAAACGATCAAAACCAAATCAAAAGAAAAAATTTAAATATCTTATTGAAGAGTGGGGCGCCGATCTACAAAGTGAGCACGAACGATTTTTAGTTGAAAAACACTTTAAAAGCCCGGTAATTCTTTTTGATTACCCGGCAACGATAAAAGCATTTTATATGCGGCTTAACGACGACGGAAAAACGGTACGCGCCATGGATGTACTTTTCCCAGGAATTGGCGAGATTGTTGGTGGTTCGCAACGAGAAGAACGTTACGACGTTTTAAAACAAAAAATGGAAGCTATGGATATTAGCACCGAGGAACTAAATTGGTATTTAGACCTTCGTAAATTCGGAACGGCTGTTCACAGTGGTTTCGGACTCGGTTTTGAACGTTTAGTCCAGTTTACTACGGGAATGGGTAACATTCGCGATGTAATCCCCTACCCGAGAACTCCGGGCAACGCAGAATTCTAA
- a CDS encoding efflux RND transporter permease subunit: MNKLFSIGFWSWVARFILRNRTWILIVIAAITVLLALQWKNMRFTYTEANLLPDDHPVNLEYEQFLSHFGEEGNLIVMGVKDSSIFTPEKFKAWNQLTQDIGKFNEVELTLSVGNLQKLVKKSDTTGFELVPFIKDSVFTNTNLATYKDELFNKLPFYDGLIYSPDKQSIRSAIYLKKDIVNTPARKDFVIKDLIPLINKFEAETGIDVHTSGMPYIRTLNSQNIIDEIGLFIGAALFVTSLIFFFFFRSWRATFISMCTVIIGVMWAFGFLGLMHYEITVLTALIPPLIIVIGIPNCIFLINKYQQEIKLHGNQAKSLQRVIAKVGNATLMTNLTTASGFATFILVKSELLSEFGIVASINIVAIFLLSLLIIPITYSYMAVPKYKHLKHLNKTWINSFVLWIERMVKERRITIYILAVLLLCTSIIGIYNIKISGSLIEDMPKNTGFFDDIRFFEKEYEGIMPLEIMVDTKKKKGVMSLSTLKRIDELQDHIKEIPEFAIPLSVVELVKYSKQAYYNGNPEYYQLPNSQERTFILSYAKSSNTNTNLLNSYVDSTGQFARITTFMKDTDPDRFNRIEEDLNAEIEKVFPEERYNVSVTGKALVFQKGTHYLVNNLILSLSLAIFLIALFMAWMFRSFKMILISLIPNLLPLIITAGVMGFVGVPIKPSTILVFSIAFGISVDDTIHFLAKYRQELIVNNWKIKKSVFAALRETTVSMFYTSIVLFFGFSVFTISSFGGTVALGALVSITLLFAMLSNLILLPTLLLSLERSIANKQTMKKPALEILTDDKEDV, encoded by the coding sequence TTGAACAAACTTTTTAGCATCGGATTTTGGAGCTGGGTGGCCCGTTTTATATTGCGGAACCGCACCTGGATTTTAATAGTTATTGCAGCCATAACTGTGCTGCTTGCACTGCAATGGAAGAATATGCGCTTCACCTACACCGAAGCCAATTTGTTGCCAGACGACCATCCGGTTAATCTTGAGTACGAACAGTTTCTTTCGCACTTTGGTGAAGAAGGCAACTTAATTGTTATGGGCGTAAAAGACTCAAGTATTTTCACGCCGGAAAAATTTAAAGCCTGGAATCAACTTACCCAAGATATTGGTAAATTTAATGAAGTAGAACTAACCCTTTCCGTTGGTAACCTTCAAAAACTGGTAAAAAAATCTGATACTACAGGGTTTGAACTGGTGCCTTTTATAAAAGATTCGGTTTTTACAAACACCAATCTTGCCACTTACAAAGACGAACTTTTTAATAAACTGCCATTTTACGATGGTCTTATTTACAGTCCCGATAAGCAAAGTATCCGCTCTGCTATCTATCTTAAAAAAGATATTGTAAATACACCCGCGCGAAAAGATTTTGTAATCAAAGATCTAATTCCGCTAATAAACAAATTTGAAGCAGAGACGGGTATAGATGTGCATACCTCGGGAATGCCGTACATTCGCACCCTCAATTCACAAAATATTATTGATGAAATTGGGTTGTTTATCGGGGCGGCACTTTTTGTTACTTCGCTTATATTTTTCTTCTTTTTCCGTTCTTGGCGCGCCACATTTATTTCTATGTGTACCGTTATTATCGGAGTAATGTGGGCCTTCGGCTTTTTGGGGTTAATGCATTATGAAATTACTGTACTTACGGCTTTAATTCCGCCCTTAATAATTGTTATAGGTATTCCCAACTGTATTTTTCTCATTAATAAATATCAGCAGGAAATAAAACTACACGGAAACCAAGCCAAATCGTTACAACGGGTAATTGCAAAGGTTGGAAATGCAACCTTGATGACCAATTTAACAACCGCTTCGGGGTTTGCCACCTTTATATTAGTAAAAAGCGAGCTGTTGAGCGAGTTTGGTATTGTAGCGTCTATTAATATTGTTGCCATATTTTTATTGAGCTTGCTCATCATTCCTATCACCTACAGTTATATGGCGGTGCCAAAATACAAACACTTAAAACATTTAAACAAAACGTGGATAAACTCGTTTGTTCTCTGGATTGAACGTATGGTAAAAGAGCGCCGTATTACCATTTACATTCTGGCAGTTTTATTATTATGCACCAGTATAATTGGCATTTACAATATTAAAATTTCGGGAAGTTTAATAGAAGACATGCCCAAAAATACAGGCTTTTTTGACGACATTCGTTTTTTTGAAAAGGAATATGAAGGCATAATGCCTTTAGAAATAATGGTAGATACAAAAAAGAAAAAAGGTGTGATGAGCCTTTCTACCCTAAAACGAATTGACGAACTGCAAGACCATATTAAAGAAATTCCGGAATTTGCAATACCACTATCCGTAGTAGAATTAGTTAAGTACTCTAAACAGGCGTATTACAACGGAAATCCAGAATATTATCAGTTGCCAAACAGCCAGGAAAGAACCTTTATTCTCTCCTACGCAAAAAGCAGTAACACCAACACCAATTTACTGAATAGTTACGTGGACAGTACAGGGCAATTTGCCCGTATTACCACCTTTATGAAAGATACAGATCCAGATAGGTTCAATAGGATAGAAGAGGATCTCAATGCCGAAATAGAAAAGGTATTTCCCGAAGAACGCTACAATGTTTCGGTAACAGGAAAAGCGCTAGTATTTCAAAAAGGAACCCATTATTTGGTGAACAACTTAATACTATCGCTCTCGCTCGCCATTTTCTTGATCGCACTATTTATGGCGTGGATGTTCCGAAGTTTTAAAATGATTTTAATTTCGTTAATACCAAACTTATTGCCTTTAATTATTACTGCGGGCGTTATGGGCTTTGTGGGAGTACCTATAAAGCCATCCACAATTTTGGTGTTTAGTATTGCCTTCGGAATTTCGGTGGACGATACCATTCACTTCCTCGCAAAATACAGGCAGGAATTAATAGTAAATAATTGGAAAATAAAGAAATCCGTTTTTGCTGCATTGCGCGAAACAACGGTTAGTATGTTCTATACATCAATCGTGCTGTTTTTCGGGTTTTCGGTGTTTACCATTTCAAGCTTTGGAGGCACAGTAGCATTGGGCGCCTTAGTGTCTATAACCCTGCTTTTTGCCATGTTGTCTAATTTAATTTTGTTGCCAACGCTCCTACTTTCATTAGAAAGAAGCATTGCCAATAAACAAACAATGAAAAAACCTGCATTAGAAATTTTAACCGATGATAAAGAAGATGTTTAA
- a CDS encoding DUF5686 family protein, producing the protein MQKIFFLIFFGIAFYATAQVPAIQTGKDSIASIQDKKEHPLSSGYYPIGFFDIDLKTLIKLNNYEGFRLGIGGLTNDKLFENYKFGGYYAYGFKDKTSKYSLGASARINKERKAWVSIYYADDVKEIGAFDYLTDARVYSIFEPRLVNITQFYKYRKWFTNIASELSPKFLGEFRVAHSNVTNIENYYFINNNIPLSNYRLAEATVSVRISPKTNFFTNEDGTKEYFDGFPKISAQITKGFKGVFDSDFNYTKFGLKLDYYVKRTNLSSTNILLEGSLATGDVPLTHLFHSYPNQPTKDEVLQRFSVAGVQSFETMYFGEFFSDKLTTLQIKHSLRRFNLGEKWKPELVLITRHALGDMNNIENHFGIPFNTLDKLYNETGFEVNKILFGFGLSGAYRYGYYNLPKFSDNISFKFTFYLQI; encoded by the coding sequence ATGCAAAAAATCTTTTTTCTTATCTTCTTTGGTATTGCTTTTTACGCCACTGCTCAAGTGCCGGCAATACAAACAGGAAAGGATTCTATTGCAAGTATTCAAGATAAAAAAGAACATCCGCTTTCCTCAGGTTACTATCCCATTGGTTTTTTCGACATAGATTTAAAAACACTTATAAAACTGAATAATTACGAAGGTTTCCGACTTGGAATTGGCGGATTAACAAACGACAAACTTTTTGAAAACTATAAATTTGGTGGGTATTACGCCTATGGATTTAAAGACAAAACTTCAAAATATAGTTTGGGTGCCAGTGCCCGTATTAATAAAGAAAGAAAAGCGTGGGTTAGTATTTATTACGCAGATGATGTAAAGGAAATTGGCGCTTTCGATTATTTAACCGATGCGCGCGTCTATTCTATATTTGAACCGCGACTTGTTAATATCACTCAATTTTACAAATACAGAAAATGGTTCACGAATATTGCCAGCGAGCTTTCTCCAAAATTTTTGGGCGAATTTAGGGTAGCGCACAGTAACGTAACCAATATTGAAAACTATTATTTTATAAACAACAACATTCCCCTATCAAATTATCGCCTGGCAGAAGCGACGGTATCTGTTAGAATAAGTCCGAAGACCAATTTTTTTACAAATGAAGATGGCACTAAAGAATATTTTGATGGCTTTCCAAAAATTAGTGCACAAATTACAAAGGGATTTAAAGGAGTGTTTGACAGCGATTTCAACTATACCAAATTTGGGTTGAAGTTAGATTATTATGTAAAACGCACCAACTTATCATCCACAAATATTCTTTTGGAAGGTTCTTTGGCTACGGGCGATGTACCGCTTACGCATCTATTTCACTCCTACCCCAACCAGCCAACCAAAGACGAAGTGTTGCAGCGCTTTTCGGTGGCGGGGGTCCAGAGTTTTGAAACTATGTACTTTGGCGAATTCTTTTCAGATAAATTAACAACCCTACAGATAAAACACAGCTTGCGCAGATTCAATCTCGGCGAAAAGTGGAAACCCGAATTGGTGTTAATTACCCGCCACGCATTGGGCGATATGAATAACATAGAAAACCATTTTGGAATCCCTTTTAATACATTAGACAAGCTTTACAACGAAACGGGTTTTGAAGTAAATAAAATACTTTTCGGGTTCGGACTTAGCGGGGCATACCGTTACGGATATTACAACCTTCCAAAATTCTCAGATAATATTTCGTTTAAGTTTACTTTCTATTTGCAGATTTAA
- the frr gene encoding ribosome recycling factor encodes MEDEIDFIIDGTREAMNGALKHLEKELANIRAGKASPSMVGSVMVDYYGSPTPLSQVANVSTPDGMTISIQPWEKSMISAIERGIHLANIGFNPMNNGESVIISVPPLTEERRRDLAKQAKAAAEEAKIGVRNDRKNANNDLKGLDISEDLKKGLEEDIQEMTDTHIKKIDEMFAAKEKEIMTV; translated from the coding sequence ATGGAAGACGAAATAGATTTTATAATAGACGGAACGCGCGAAGCTATGAATGGCGCGCTAAAACATTTAGAAAAAGAATTGGCTAATATTCGTGCCGGAAAAGCTTCTCCTTCTATGGTAGGCAGCGTTATGGTAGATTATTACGGCAGTCCAACTCCGTTGAGCCAAGTAGCTAACGTTAGCACTCCAGATGGGATGACCATTAGTATACAGCCGTGGGAAAAAAGCATGATTTCGGCAATTGAACGTGGTATTCACTTGGCTAACATTGGCTTTAACCCGATGAATAATGGCGAAAGCGTAATTATAAGTGTTCCTCCCTTAACCGAGGAACGCAGAAGAGATTTAGCAAAACAAGCCAAAGCAGCTGCCGAGGAAGCCAAAATTGGTGTACGCAACGACCGAAAAAATGCGAATAACGATTTAAAAGGTTTAGACATTTCCGAAGATTTAAAAAAGGGACTTGAAGAAGATATTCAAGAAATGACCGATACCCACATCAAGAAAATTGATGAAATGTTTGCGGCCAAAGAAAAAGAAATAATGACCGTGTAG
- the pyrH gene encoding UMP kinase, translating into MHYKRILLKLSGEALMGEQQYGIDPVRLKEYAQEIKQITEIGVEVAIVIGGGNIFRGLAGASSGMDRVQGDHMGMLATVINGLALQSALENEGVATRLQSAININEVAEPFIRRKAIRHLEKGRVVIFGGGTGNPYFTTDSAAVLRAIEISADVILKGTRVDGIYTSDPEKDKLATKFDFISFEDVLQKGLKVMDTTAFTLSQENELPIIVFDMNTKGNLLKVVSGEKIGTKVNL; encoded by the coding sequence ATGCACTACAAGAGAATACTTCTAAAACTTTCCGGGGAAGCCTTGATGGGCGAACAGCAATACGGCATTGACCCTGTTCGTCTTAAAGAATACGCACAAGAAATAAAACAAATTACTGAAATAGGTGTAGAAGTAGCCATCGTTATTGGCGGTGGAAATATTTTTAGAGGTTTGGCTGGAGCCAGCAGCGGGATGGACCGCGTACAAGGCGACCACATGGGGATGCTTGCAACTGTAATAAACGGACTCGCACTGCAGAGTGCTCTAGAAAACGAAGGTGTGGCAACTAGGTTGCAAAGCGCCATTAACATTAATGAGGTAGCCGAACCATTTATTCGCAGAAAGGCAATTCGGCATTTGGAAAAAGGTCGTGTAGTTATTTTTGGCGGTGGAACAGGAAATCCTTATTTTACAACAGATTCCGCGGCCGTTTTAAGAGCTATTGAAATAAGTGCCGATGTTATTTTAAAAGGTACCCGCGTAGATGGAATTTACACTAGCGATCCCGAAAAAGACAAGCTGGCAACAAAATTTGATTTTATCAGTTTTGAAGATGTATTACAAAAAGGCCTAAAAGTAATGGATACCACTGCTTTTACCCTGAGTCAGGAAAATGAATTGCCAATAATTGTATTCGATATGAATACCAAAGGAAATTTGCTAAAAGTTGTTTCCGGCGAAAAGATTGGGACTAAAGTAAATTTGTAG